Proteins from one Mercurialis annua linkage group LG7, ddMerAnnu1.2, whole genome shotgun sequence genomic window:
- the LOC126657232 gene encoding F-box protein At3g07870-like encodes MLRSDGPGSFSRTLYLLDIAKLKPYSEFLLPLNQELESSGFDVLNSCNGLVCLARFLDKNPVLVCNPITQEHIQIPRKFTGSRTISRIESESESEIVASGFGFSSKSNQFKVIKIMNPRKYNYGSTGFEIGSYIRYAEVYILGTSSWRKVTEFAPQSLHSFLFPTYWKETINWACVKDDKFDNIISFDFDNERFEIISPPPRHRTDSNCIRMQELGGCLSVCDCSSFSKYLDIWLMKDFSGKRLWRKVITIRMWPFELKSIEPITFLNNGKLLLMVHDSKNLVCYNHLLEKFKYFKVSGIQSYFEAFSFVPNFLSLKDIVKGNC; translated from the coding sequence ATGCTGAGATCCGACGGACCTGGTTCATTTTCAAGAACTCTTTACTTACTTGATATTGCTAAGTTAAAACCGTATTCAGAATTTTTACTGCCGTTAAATCAAGAACTTGAATCTTCTGGTTTTGATGTTTTGAATTCTTGTAACGGGTTGGTTTGTTTGGCAAGATTCTTGGACAAGAACCCGGTTCTTGTCTGCAATCCGATTACTCAAGAACACATTCAAATTCCAAGAAAATTCACCGGTTCAAGAACTATCAGTCGAATAGAATCAGAATCGGAATCGGAAATTGTGGCATCTGGGTTCGGTTTTAGTTCGAAGAGTAACCAGTTCAAAGTGATAAAGATTATGAATccaagaaaatataattatggttCGACAGGTTTTGAAATTGGATCATATATAAGGTATGCTGAGGTTTACATTCTTGGAACAAGTTCTTGGAGAAAAGTTACAGAATTCGCCCCTCAATCTCTACATTCTTTTCTATTTCCCACTTATTGGAAAGAAACGATCAATTGGGCATGTGTTAAGGATGATAAATTCGACAATATTATATCTTTCGATTTCGATAACGAACGTTTCGAAATCATTTCTCCGCCTCCTCGCCACCGGACCGACTCGAATTGTATAAGAATGCAAGAACTTGGAGGGTGCTTAAGCGTATGCGATTGTTCGAGTTTTTCTAAGTATTTGGATATTTGGTTGATGAAGGATTTTTCGGGAAAAAGATTGTGGAGGAAAGTGATTACGATTCGAATGTGGCCGTTTGAATTGAAATCGATTGAGCCGATTACATTTCTGAATAATGGGAAATTATTGTTGATGGTTCATGATTCGAAGAATTTGGTTTGTTATAATCATTTGTTAGAgaagtttaaatattttaaagttagTGGGATTCAATCTTATTTTGAAGCATTTAGTTTCGTTCCTAATTTTCTTTCTCTTAAGGATATTGTAAAGGGAAATTGTTAA
- the LOC126655505 gene encoding cytochrome b561 and DOMON domain-containing protein At5g35735-like — MAKSSILALFSCVLFMFFIGQSSAQLCRSSSFSGNQNFATCNDLPQLNAYLHWNYYPSTMSADVAFRRTGTTTNNWVAWGLNPTGQQMVGSQTILAFLDSTGKPTAYPTFIDSYSPTMQRGNLSFGVSNVRAEYLNNEMIIFASLQLDNSLVNTNQIWQVGTMTGSIFNPHAMDIANRAAVGTINFAAGTAVAGTAPSSRKKNVHGVLNAVSWGVMMPLGAMMARYLKVFQVANPAWFYVHVGCQCSGYIIGVAGWATGLKLGSDSPGVKYHKHRNIGITLFCLATLQLFSLILRPKPDHKYRTYWNIYHRGIGYATIILSIIQVYEGLDILDPEKKWKQIYTGVIVFLGATAVVLEAVTWFIVVQRNKIAAAASNGV; from the exons ATGGCGAAATCTTCAATACTTGCTCTGTTTTCTTGCGTTTTATTCATGTTTTTCATCGGACAATCTTCAGCACAACTGTGCCGATCCTCATCCTTCTCCGGCAACCAAAATTTCGCAACATGCAATGACCTACCGCAACTAAATGCCTACCTCCACTGGAATTACTACCCATCAACCATGTCCGCCGACGTCGCCTTCCGAAGAACTGGAACGACGACCAACAACTGGGTGGCTTGGGGTCTCAATCCAACCGGACAGCAAATGGTTGGTTCGCAAACCATTTTAGCGTTTCTTGACTCAACCGGTAAACCCACGGCTTACCCAACCTTTATCGACTCGTATAGTCCGACCATGCAGCGTGGGAATTTGAGTTTCGGAGTCTCGAATGTTAGAGCGGAGTATTTGAACAATGAGATGATTATTTTTGCGAGTCTGCAACTTGATAATAGTTTGGTTAATACTAATCAAATTTGGCAAGTTGGTACTATGACCGGAAGTATTTTCAATCCTCATGCTATGGATATCGCCAACAGAGCCGCTGTTGGAACTATTAATTTCGCCGCCGGAACTGCCGTCGCCGGAACCGCGCCGTCTAGCAGAAAAAAGAAC GTTCACGGTGTGCTGAATGCGGTGAGCTGGGGAGTAATGATGCCATTAGGAGCGATGATGGCCAGATATTTAAAGGTGTTCCAGGTGGCAAATCCAGCGTGGTTTTATGTCCACGTGGGATGCCAGTGCTCTGGATATATTATTGGCGTTGCTGGATGGGCTACTGGTCTTAAACTCGGCAGTGACTCACCTGGTGTTAAGTATCACAAGCATAGAAACATTGGGATCACTCTGTTTTGCCTTGCTACCCTTCAGTTATTTTCGTTGATTCTGAGGCCGAAGCCGGATCATAAATACAGAACGTACTGGAACATCTACCACCGCGGAATCGGATACGCTACGATCATCTTGAGCATCATCCAAGTCTACGAAGGGCTCGACATTTTGGACCCCGAAAAGAAATGGAAACAGATTTACACTGGCGTTATTGTTTTCTTGGGTGCCACGGCTGTTGTTTTGGAGGCTGTCACATGGTTCATTGTTGTTCAAAGGAACAAAATTGCTGCTGCTGCCTCTAACGGCGTTTAG